In the genome of Peromyscus eremicus chromosome 1, PerEre_H2_v1, whole genome shotgun sequence, the window ttttcatatttttaaatgtgaggaTAGTTTATTACAAAGTTAAATTTACAGTTAGTATATTGGAAAGCGAGTTGAGATTAATTTACTTGTATCAAAGAACTTTACACTTAAAATGTAGGTGTTAATATATTGTTATTAAAGCAGTTTATCAATTTAGTAACATTTTGTAAAAGTTTAAAACTAGAACTAGCAATCTCTGAGTCCTAGTTTAGGGACCTGTATGTCAATTTGCCTGCCTAAGCACTGAGGATAAAATGAGAAGAATGGAGatgtgagatggcttagctggcAAAGGCAATTGCCACCAAACTTGATAGACTGAGCTTGcttcctgggacccacgtggtagaagtggagaaacaactcctgcaagttatcttcTGATTTTCACATGTGTCATGATACATGCTCTTACACCAAACAGACAAATGCAAATaggatacaatttaaaaatagaaggaaatgcAGGCGATGATGGGAGTGCATAATTTATTAAGGTAGAAAGACACTAATCAAAGAACCATGTGTCTGTCACTTAATAACCTatgataaaaacaataaataaaatatggtaaagCAAGAGCCAAACTCTGGAATCACCTTAGGGGTGTGCCAGTCgatgaataaataaaggaaatgcacaaacacatatatatgcacacacatgtgtgtatgtgtgtgtataagcatgaATTTTATTCTTCTATAAGAAACTatgaaattatatcattttcaaGGAAATATATGTACTAAAGACAGTCATtaggtgaaataagccagactgggaaagagaaaatattgCATTACCTTTTTTAGTGGATTTGTTAGTCCTTCTTGCATGCTTTCATATGCAACTGCTATGCATGTGGCCTGAATAGCATTTTTAAGTCCCTCAAGTCAATGCAGCATACAGTTCAATTTGAGAACATTTGACCCAAGGAAACATATGAACATACAGGAAGCAAAATCAAAGTCAATGGGAGTGGCAGAGAGTGAGGTTATTGAATTCTAGTGACTAAATgaaggggtcagagaacaaaaaggaGATGAAATACTGGGTGATATTTGAATTCaggagaaagaagacagacagTTTAGAGTCTAGTCAAATTGTGTCATAATTTGCATAGAAGAGAATAAATGTGCCTAACGTATTAAGAACTGAATTCATTGAGCATTGGTTGTATGATGATGTCTAAAAACCAGAGGCAAGAAAGGCCAGGTCATGCAAATATCAGCATCTGTAAATAACATGGCACAGGAAGAATAAAAGATAATGCTTAAAAAAGAGTCAAGAGAAGTCtctggggaaagggaaagggcTTATACagtctgtttttttccccccagatctTTCCATGGTCTTTGATGTAGGAATCTAAGCATCATTTCCCTCCTATCTTGAGACTCTTGCTGGCCCCACTCTTCAGTTTTTCCATGGCCCAATCTCACTTCACTCTGGTGTATCTCCCTACAGCGGTTAGGTAGCTATTCTGCAATCCTGATGAGGAGCATCCAGACTAACACCTCAAGCACCAGTAGCTTCATACTAACGGGCTTCCCAGAGATGGAGAGTCTGGAGCACTGGCTGGCtgccctcctgctgctgctgtacaTTATCTCCATTGTAGGCAATGCCCTGATTCTCTTCATCATAAAGGAGGAACAGAGCTTGCACCAGCCAATGTACTATTTCCTGTCCCTTCTGTCTGTCAATGACCTGGGGGTGTCCTTTTCGACTTTGCCCACAGTGTTGGCTTCTATGTGTTTTCATGTCCCAGAGACTGCCTTTGATGCCTGCTTGGCCCAGATGTTCTTCATACACTTTTTTTCCTGGACAGAGTCTGGGATTCTCCTGGCCATGAGTTTTGACAGGTATGTGGCCATCTGTAACCCCTTGCACTATTCCTCTGTGCTTACGGATGCTCGTGTGGCCCATATGGGCATATCCATCATTATCCGTAGCTTCTGCATGGTCTTTCCACTTCCTTTCCTACTGAAGAGGCTGCCCTTCTGTAAGGCCAATGTTTTGACCCATTCCTACTGCTTACACCCAGACCTGATACGCCTACCCTGTGGAGATACCACCATCAACAGCATGTATGGTCTGTTTATTGTCATTTCTGCCTTCGGTGTAGATTCAGTGCTTATCCTTCTCTCTTATGTGCTCATTCTGCGCTCTGTGCTGGCCATTGCCTCCCAGGAAGAGAGGCTTAAGACACTCAACACGTGTGTGTCACATATCTCTGCTGTGCTCATCTTCTATGTGCCCATGATTAGTGTGTCAATGGTCCACAGATTTGTAAAGCATGCACCAGAGTATGTGCACAAGTTCACATCCTTGGTCTATCTCTTTGTGCCTCCAATGCTCAATCCCATTATCTATTCCATCAAGACAAAAGAGATTCGCAGGAGGCTACACAAGATGTTGTTGGGCACCAAGTTCTGATTGGGGATGCGTTTTCTGACATTTTTGTCTTTGCTGATATTTTAATGTATCAAGATAGtttgtggaatatatatatatatatatatatatatatatatatatatatatatatatatatatatatggtcctACATTTGGGAGTATGCATTACTTGCAAGATACAGCCTAGACACAATCTGCAACTCAAAACACCATGTAATTAATTAGGTCATAGTTTGCTGCAAATTAATTCTctccaaccaaacaagaaaaagactcttgaATTAGATCTTGTTTGGTTCCAATATACCACtaataggtatgttttcaagtaatataaaaataagttcattcatatatatataagatatatacatacatatatatgatattatcTGATAAAAGAATAATAGTTTTGGATATCTTTAACCTTTAAATTTTTGAGTTATACAATAGCTATTTGACCATGGTGACATGTGCTGTCATCCCTCAGGCACAACTAAGGGGAAGATTAAATTTCTCCTAAGAAGCTAATAGGCACCTTAAGTGGAAGATGAGCTGGT includes:
- the LOC131901068 gene encoding olfactory receptor 51I2-like; translation: MRSIQTNTSSTSSFILTGFPEMESLEHWLAALLLLLYIISIVGNALILFIIKEEQSLHQPMYYFLSLLSVNDLGVSFSTLPTVLASMCFHVPETAFDACLAQMFFIHFFSWTESGILLAMSFDRYVAICNPLHYSSVLTDARVAHMGISIIIRSFCMVFPLPFLLKRLPFCKANVLTHSYCLHPDLIRLPCGDTTINSMYGLFIVISAFGVDSVLILLSYVLILRSVLAIASQEERLKTLNTCVSHISAVLIFYVPMISVSMVHRFVKHAPEYVHKFTSLVYLFVPPMLNPIIYSIKTKEIRRRLHKMLLGTKF